In the Candidatus Palauibacter scopulicola genome, one interval contains:
- a CDS encoding trehalase family glycosidase, translating to MTADPGGSMVFSMNSAPSDPAVSPRARIAALARDDKWFLGGLDGVVWAPPFPQWLHRPGFWDPAHLLQHEVGPGFSIALVGSDGRESPLHRAAPGPDDGEPAVGRWRPGRLVVTWADERGTLVEERRRVLPGGILESAWGVPRDFEGHLVAFTAQPAGATHGVAPTADGVGWTRVVSDRRGQELALRMELAGSGSPAWRRVVPSEGRGVPEWRHSPFAEEVGAPESAAAAGADPTSGPPHDPNSGPRTHRTGWIWIAVAFPLTGIDGGGAPAIRLNLRLRETESRRRAATPSITPAPTSSTPPSDEIPTPSGWESFFGGFPHFESGDPYLDRTFDYRIYGLGLNRIEGRWGPVRRPAIAEGPEYFHVPIAYSAQCHMMEMRWRKGGREAWGSLLNFVDNQKPDGSFHGRLYPERLEGTDFYHANWGDALLAVDDMHPDAAALARCYEGLSRYARWLKAARDSEASGMFTVTNHFETGQEYMSRYMAVDEEADVAGWRPRLRLKGIDVTVYAHQLFRALAAVARRLERPGDEAGWRGLEARCRRAIDEHMWSAEAGLFTDVDGRTGERTGVKAAVGFYPLLIGGVEGTRLDALLDHLEDPGTFGTRFPLPSSSVDDPRFSAEGIWRGKRRNCPWNGRVWPMTTSHVIEGLLRCWRGGNARAGALAADMLRRFARMMFTDGDPSRPNCFEHYNPHTGRACHFRGIDDYQHSWILDLLARGFGGLHVDASGIEVRPLPNGPPRVSLGPVFARGRELRVQVGPERVRLEVDGERFEGPRGEALRVPWIR from the coding sequence TTGACCGCCGACCCGGGCGGTTCGATGGTGTTCTCCATGAACAGCGCTCCGTCCGATCCCGCCGTGTCGCCCAGGGCTCGCATCGCGGCGCTGGCCCGGGACGACAAGTGGTTCCTGGGGGGGCTGGACGGCGTGGTGTGGGCACCGCCATTCCCGCAGTGGCTGCACCGGCCGGGGTTCTGGGACCCGGCTCACCTGTTGCAGCACGAGGTCGGGCCCGGGTTCTCGATCGCCCTCGTGGGCTCGGACGGGCGGGAGAGCCCGCTCCACCGGGCGGCCCCCGGCCCGGACGATGGCGAGCCGGCGGTCGGCAGGTGGCGGCCCGGGCGACTGGTCGTCACGTGGGCCGACGAGCGCGGCACTCTCGTCGAGGAGCGCCGCCGGGTGCTGCCGGGCGGCATCCTGGAATCCGCCTGGGGCGTCCCCCGAGACTTCGAGGGCCATCTCGTCGCCTTCACCGCGCAGCCCGCGGGCGCGACGCACGGGGTGGCGCCCACGGCGGATGGGGTGGGCTGGACGCGGGTCGTCTCGGACCGGCGCGGGCAGGAACTGGCCCTGCGCATGGAACTCGCGGGCTCGGGATCGCCCGCGTGGCGGCGCGTCGTACCGTCCGAGGGGCGCGGGGTGCCCGAATGGCGGCACTCACCCTTCGCGGAGGAGGTCGGCGCCCCCGAGAGCGCCGCGGCCGCGGGCGCCGACCCCACGTCCGGCCCGCCCCACGATCCGAACTCCGGCCCGCGCACCCACCGCACGGGATGGATCTGGATCGCCGTCGCGTTTCCGCTGACGGGGATCGACGGTGGGGGGGCGCCGGCCATTCGGCTGAACCTCCGCCTCCGGGAGACCGAGTCTCGGCGCCGGGCCGCGACGCCCTCGATAACCCCGGCTCCGACATCCTCGACGCCCCCGTCCGACGAGATCCCGACGCCCTCCGGCTGGGAGTCCTTCTTCGGCGGTTTTCCGCATTTCGAGAGCGGGGATCCCTATCTGGACCGCACCTTCGACTACCGGATCTACGGCCTCGGCCTGAACCGCATCGAGGGTCGCTGGGGCCCCGTACGGCGCCCCGCCATCGCCGAGGGCCCGGAGTACTTCCACGTGCCGATCGCGTACAGCGCACAGTGCCACATGATGGAGATGCGGTGGCGGAAGGGCGGGCGCGAGGCGTGGGGCTCGCTCCTGAACTTCGTCGACAACCAGAAGCCGGATGGCTCCTTCCACGGGCGCCTCTATCCGGAGCGCCTCGAGGGAACGGACTTCTACCACGCGAACTGGGGCGATGCGCTGCTCGCGGTCGATGACATGCATCCCGATGCGGCGGCGCTGGCCCGCTGCTACGAGGGGTTGTCGCGCTACGCCCGCTGGCTGAAGGCGGCGCGCGACTCGGAGGCCTCGGGGATGTTCACCGTCACGAACCACTTCGAGACGGGACAGGAGTACATGTCGCGCTACATGGCCGTTGACGAGGAGGCCGACGTGGCCGGGTGGCGTCCCCGGCTGCGCCTCAAGGGGATCGATGTCACGGTGTACGCACACCAGTTGTTTCGCGCCCTCGCCGCCGTGGCGCGCCGTCTGGAGCGGCCCGGCGACGAGGCCGGGTGGCGCGGGCTCGAGGCACGCTGCCGGAGGGCGATCGACGAGCACATGTGGTCTGCGGAGGCCGGGCTTTTCACGGATGTGGACGGACGCACCGGCGAGCGGACCGGCGTGAAGGCGGCGGTGGGGTTCTATCCGCTGCTCATCGGAGGGGTGGAGGGCACGCGGCTCGATGCCCTGCTCGACCACCTGGAGGATCCCGGAACCTTCGGCACGCGCTTTCCCCTGCCTTCGTCGAGCGTGGACGATCCGCGGTTTTCGGCGGAGGGCATCTGGCGCGGGAAGCGCCGCAACTGCCCCTGGAACGGACGCGTCTGGCCGATGACGACGAGCCACGTGATCGAAGGGCTGCTGCGCTGCTGGCGCGGCGGGAACGCGCGGGCGGGGGCGCTGGCGGCCGACATGCTCCGCCGCTTCGCCCGCATGATGTTCACCGATGGCGATCCCTCGCGCCCGAACTGCTTCGAGCACTACAACCCGCACACGGGGCGCGCGTGCCACTTCCGGGGGATCGACGACTACCAGCACTCGTGGATCCTCGACCTGCTGGCGCGCGGATTCGGCGGGCTTCACGTGGACGCGTCGGGCATCGAAGTGCGGCCGCTGCCGAACGGTCCCCCCCGCGTGTCGCTGGGACCGGTCTTCGCTCGGGGCCGGGAGCTTCGCGTGCAGGTGGGGCCCGAACGGGTGCGCCTCGAGGTGGACGGCGAGCGGTTCGAAGGGCCGCGTGGCGAGGCCCTGCGGGTGCCGTGGATCCGGTGA
- a CDS encoding ABC transporter ATP-binding protein yields MSRAPQGVELRGVEKRYGNVVAVRALDLEVGPGELVVLVGPSGCGKSTLLRLIAGLIEPTAGEVWIGGRRVDDVGPGARDVSMVFQSYALYPHMTVAGNLGFGLRVRGTPREEIERRVADAAAALGLAELLSRKPGELSGGQRQRVALGRAMVRDPGVFLFDEPLSNLDAELRLRTRDEIAALHRRLGTTMIFVTHDQVEALSLGQRVAVMDRGRLQQVGTPDEVYRWPRNLFVAGFVGSPTINRIPLVRDEGGRLAGGPFALHGPPELDRATLAVRPEDLAVVPARGHDSSEAGDATEVSDFRAAVLRVEALGSEQRVHLDGPGDAAWVARAGPAQRIAPSDRVNVSVAWERSHLFGPDGHREEAAPRPIGRPGPG; encoded by the coding sequence GTGAGTCGCGCGCCGCAGGGCGTGGAGCTGCGCGGCGTGGAGAAGCGGTACGGCAACGTCGTGGCCGTCCGTGCGCTGGATCTGGAGGTCGGGCCGGGAGAACTGGTCGTGCTGGTGGGACCCTCGGGGTGCGGGAAGAGCACGCTGCTACGCCTCATCGCCGGGCTCATCGAACCCACCGCCGGGGAGGTGTGGATCGGGGGGCGGCGGGTGGACGACGTCGGGCCGGGCGCCCGCGACGTGTCCATGGTGTTTCAGAGCTACGCGCTCTATCCGCATATGACCGTGGCCGGGAATCTGGGCTTCGGCCTGCGCGTGCGGGGCACGCCGCGCGAGGAGATCGAGCGTCGCGTCGCTGACGCCGCCGCCGCGCTCGGGCTCGCCGAACTGCTGTCGCGGAAGCCCGGCGAACTGTCCGGCGGACAGCGCCAGCGCGTCGCTTTGGGGCGGGCCATGGTCCGGGACCCGGGCGTATTCCTGTTCGACGAGCCGCTCTCGAATCTCGACGCGGAACTGCGGCTGCGGACCCGGGACGAGATCGCCGCCCTGCACCGGCGTCTCGGCACGACGATGATCTTCGTGACGCACGACCAGGTGGAGGCGCTGTCGCTGGGCCAGCGGGTCGCGGTGATGGACCGCGGCCGGCTTCAGCAGGTGGGCACGCCGGATGAGGTGTACCGCTGGCCGAGGAACCTGTTCGTCGCGGGGTTCGTGGGCTCGCCGACCATCAACCGCATCCCGCTCGTCCGCGACGAGGGGGGACGCCTCGCGGGCGGTCCGTTCGCCCTGCACGGGCCGCCGGAGCTCGACCGGGCGACGCTCGCGGTGCGGCCGGAGGATCTCGCGGTCGTCCCTGCCCGGGGGCACGATTCAAGCGAGGCCGGCGACGCGACCGAAGTGAGCGACTTTCGGGCCGCCGTGCTCCGGGTGGAGGCGCTCGGCAGCGAGCAGCGCGTGCACCTGGACGGCCCCGGCGACGCGGCGTGGGTGGCGCGCGCGGGCCCCGCACAGCGGATCGCGCCGAGCGACCGGGTGAATGTCTCTGTCGCGTGGGAGCGCAGCCACCTGTTCGGCCCGGATGGCCACCGCGAGGAGGCCGCACCGCGACCGATCGGCCGCCCGGGCCCCGGATGA
- a CDS encoding sugar ABC transporter substrate-binding protein — protein MPRSTTRRSAPATTFRAKGVAAALPRATLVLAALGLAAAGCAPGESGNVLRVALWAGGHELEIERQVADRYEALHPGVRVVLESAPNGYEERLLTSIAAGRPPDVYLMDSPDIPTFVERGLALDLAPYTEALGFRPDSVFGQVVDAFRRGASVFALPKDFTPMVLYANRRVLAAAGVEGLLPAAGWTWTDFRRAAEAVVADTDGDGRNDVFGFDFPRNLYQWVPFVWSAGGDILGPAGSGAVGYLDGPEALEAYRFLTALAEDGLTPGAQFVQQGDPAREARFASGGQAFLLSGHWTLPVFRNLVETGDLELAIVPIPHHPSQTAATSVVYASGWAVPPNARHLRRAIDLAGFLASPEAQRIRARSGLAIPSRIDVAAEIAAADRTGVEDAFIALVEGARMTWGARVRDFSRIEALAVEIMDRRLIRGEPLASSASDVARRIDAEFER, from the coding sequence ATGCCCCGGTCGACCACGCGCCGGTCGGCGCCGGCGACGACGTTTCGCGCCAAGGGCGTCGCCGCCGCCCTCCCCCGCGCGACCCTTGTCCTCGCTGCCCTCGGCCTCGCGGCGGCTGGCTGCGCGCCCGGCGAGTCGGGCAACGTGCTGCGCGTGGCCCTCTGGGCCGGCGGACACGAACTCGAGATCGAGCGGCAGGTGGCCGACCGCTACGAGGCGCTGCACCCCGGCGTGCGGGTCGTGCTCGAATCGGCCCCCAACGGGTACGAGGAGCGGCTGCTGACCTCGATCGCGGCGGGGCGTCCGCCCGATGTCTACCTCATGGATTCGCCGGACATTCCGACCTTCGTGGAGCGCGGGCTGGCGCTGGATCTCGCACCGTACACGGAAGCGCTCGGCTTTCGGCCGGACAGCGTGTTCGGGCAGGTAGTGGACGCGTTTCGCCGGGGCGCATCCGTGTTCGCGCTGCCGAAGGACTTCACGCCGATGGTCCTGTACGCGAACCGGCGCGTGCTCGCCGCCGCGGGGGTCGAAGGCCTTCTGCCCGCGGCCGGGTGGACGTGGACGGACTTCCGGCGGGCCGCGGAGGCAGTTGTCGCGGACACGGACGGCGATGGCCGGAACGACGTGTTCGGCTTCGACTTCCCGCGCAATCTCTACCAGTGGGTGCCGTTCGTGTGGTCGGCGGGCGGCGACATTCTCGGCCCTGCCGGCAGCGGGGCGGTGGGTTACCTGGACGGGCCGGAAGCGCTGGAGGCGTACCGCTTCCTTACCGCCCTGGCGGAGGACGGCCTCACGCCGGGCGCGCAGTTCGTCCAGCAGGGAGACCCCGCGCGAGAGGCGCGCTTCGCATCGGGGGGCCAGGCGTTCCTCCTGTCGGGTCACTGGACGCTCCCCGTGTTCCGGAATCTCGTGGAGACGGGCGACCTGGAACTGGCCATCGTCCCCATCCCGCACCACCCGTCGCAGACCGCGGCGACGAGCGTGGTGTACGCGTCCGGGTGGGCCGTGCCGCCGAACGCACGGCACCTGCGGCGGGCGATCGACCTGGCCGGCTTCCTCGCCTCGCCCGAGGCGCAGCGTATTCGGGCACGGTCGGGACTCGCGATTCCGTCGCGGATCGATGTGGCCGCGGAGATCGCGGCGGCGGACCGCACGGGCGTCGAGGACGCGTTCATCGCGCTGGTGGAGGGCGCGCGGATGACGTGGGGCGCCCGGGTGCGCGACTTCTCCCGCATCGAGGCGCTGGCGGTGGAAATCATGGACCGCCGCCTGATTCGGGGAGAGCCCCTCGCCTCGAGCGCCTCGGACGTGGCCCGTCGCATCGACGCGGAGTTCGAGCGGTGA
- a CDS encoding sugar ABC transporter permease, translated as MSRARQPALAPLAAVVLAAGLALVVAIAAGRVQSVRVASAEAEARMAAALWEAGGGVPAVVGLLGERATMLGAGDGGEGAGAYAYEAGALEPAAWIAVAPRGAGGRLGALPGAALAIALAGAAIIAGWAAGRRRGPARSRYPGGIALLSISCIALAAATAGRWADRELRLLSAATVAQGAQAVELALAGGAEPARAARVARLPWASDGSLASADGQWTMPSEVAAAIAAAPDRGSQPAGAPAGAPHTVEAGGATWHAARAADIHLALLGYERTASPALALAAAGGLATLLVVLALHLVQLAARPRALRRTLAAWGLLAPAAALILAFTLGPLVFSLWISLHEWRLIDPAPLFLGFDNYAALLADGEWWSAIGNTALFTLHVPAAMAIALALALLTRGSRRAMRWARLALFLPGITSVAAIAVVWKWLLSDRYGLLNRGLERVGLESVPWLTSPDTALISLMMIGVWMVLGYQMVVFQAGLAAIPRDWYDAARVDGAGPWQRFRHVTLPGLRHTLFFVLVTSVIGSFQVFGLVYVMTEGGPLGATDVAVYHIYREAWEFLQFGNAAAMSWMLFAVVFAATWLHFRFLDARRAHG; from the coding sequence GTGAGCCGCGCGCGGCAGCCGGCTCTCGCTCCCCTCGCCGCCGTCGTCCTGGCCGCCGGCCTGGCGCTGGTTGTGGCCATCGCCGCCGGTCGGGTGCAGAGCGTGCGGGTGGCGTCGGCGGAGGCCGAGGCGCGCATGGCGGCCGCGCTGTGGGAGGCGGGGGGCGGCGTCCCGGCCGTCGTCGGACTACTCGGCGAGCGGGCCACGATGCTCGGCGCGGGCGACGGAGGCGAAGGGGCGGGGGCATACGCGTACGAGGCCGGCGCGCTCGAGCCCGCCGCCTGGATCGCGGTCGCGCCACGCGGCGCGGGCGGACGGCTGGGCGCCCTCCCCGGCGCCGCCCTCGCCATCGCGCTGGCGGGCGCGGCGATCATCGCGGGCTGGGCGGCGGGCCGGCGCCGCGGGCCGGCCCGCTCTCGCTACCCGGGCGGCATCGCACTCCTCTCGATCAGTTGCATCGCCCTCGCGGCGGCTACCGCCGGGCGGTGGGCGGACCGCGAACTCCGATTGCTGAGCGCCGCCACGGTGGCCCAGGGCGCGCAGGCTGTCGAGCTGGCCCTGGCGGGCGGCGCGGAGCCGGCGCGCGCCGCCCGGGTCGCGCGCCTTCCCTGGGCCAGCGACGGATCACTGGCGTCCGCGGACGGGCAGTGGACCATGCCGTCCGAGGTGGCGGCGGCCATCGCCGCCGCGCCGGACCGAGGGTCGCAGCCGGCGGGGGCGCCGGCAGGGGCGCCACACACGGTGGAGGCGGGCGGCGCTACGTGGCACGCGGCCCGCGCCGCCGACATCCACCTCGCCCTCCTCGGATACGAGCGCACCGCCTCGCCCGCCCTCGCGCTGGCCGCCGCGGGCGGGCTCGCGACCCTGCTGGTCGTGCTGGCGCTCCACCTGGTGCAACTCGCGGCCCGTCCCCGCGCCCTGCGTCGAACCCTCGCGGCCTGGGGCCTCCTCGCGCCGGCGGCGGCCCTCATCCTCGCGTTCACCCTCGGGCCGCTCGTCTTCTCGCTGTGGATCTCGCTGCACGAGTGGCGCCTCATCGACCCCGCGCCGCTCTTTCTCGGATTCGACAACTACGCGGCGCTGCTCGCGGACGGCGAGTGGTGGTCGGCGATCGGGAACACGGCGCTGTTCACGCTGCACGTGCCCGCCGCGATGGCCATCGCCCTCGCCCTCGCGCTCCTCACCCGCGGATCGCGCCGCGCCATGCGCTGGGCCCGGCTCGCCCTCTTCCTCCCCGGAATCACGAGCGTGGCGGCGATCGCGGTGGTGTGGAAGTGGCTGCTGAGCGACCGGTACGGGCTGCTGAACCGGGGCCTGGAGCGCGTCGGGCTCGAGTCCGTCCCCTGGCTCACCTCGCCCGACACCGCGCTCATCAGCCTGATGATGATCGGCGTCTGGATGGTCCTGGGCTACCAGATGGTCGTCTTCCAGGCGGGCCTCGCCGCGATCCCGCGCGACTGGTACGACGCGGCACGGGTCGACGGCGCGGGGCCGTGGCAGCGCTTCCGTCACGTCACCCTCCCCGGCCTGCGCCACACCCTCTTCTTCGTGCTCGTCACGTCCGTCATCGGGTCCTTCCAGGTGTTCGGACTCGTCTATGTGATGACCGAGGGCGGTCCGCTGGGCGCCACCGACGTCGCCGTCTATCACATCTACCGGGAGGCGTGGGAGTTCCTGCAGTTCGGCAACGCGGCGGCGATGAGCTGGATGCTGTTCGCGGTTGTATTCGCCGCCACCTGGCTGCACTTCCGCTTCCTCGATGCGCGGCGCGCCCATGGCTGA
- a CDS encoding carbohydrate ABC transporter permease gives MAERAVPPRTARGLLLAAACLVMAAPFAWMALTSLMGQLEVFAGGGLLPRPPRWSNYPEALTAQPFGRYFLNSLVFATAVAAGQVATSATAGYAFARLDFPGRDGLFMLFLSTMMVPAVVILIPRFLMIEALGWIDTYQGLISTELVSVWGIFLMRQYFRTVPRELEDAARVDGAGRVRIFWSVALPLAKPAVATLALFAFVDAWKNLLWPLLVTRSMEMRVVEVGIAAFHSTYEINWPYQMAAGVAAVLPIALLFLFTQRYFVRGIQLEGIR, from the coding sequence ATGGCTGAGCGCGCGGTCCCGCCCCGGACGGCGCGTGGCCTCCTGCTCGCCGCCGCCTGCCTCGTCATGGCCGCGCCCTTCGCGTGGATGGCGCTCACGAGCCTCATGGGACAGCTCGAAGTGTTCGCCGGCGGGGGTCTCCTGCCGCGGCCGCCGCGGTGGTCCAACTATCCGGAGGCGCTCACGGCCCAGCCCTTCGGGCGCTACTTCCTGAACTCGCTCGTGTTCGCGACCGCGGTGGCGGCGGGCCAGGTCGCAACCTCGGCCACCGCCGGGTATGCCTTCGCCCGCCTCGACTTTCCGGGACGGGATGGACTGTTCATGCTCTTTCTGTCGACGATGATGGTGCCCGCGGTCGTCATCCTCATCCCTCGCTTCCTCATGATCGAGGCGCTCGGCTGGATCGACACCTACCAGGGACTCATCTCCACGGAACTCGTCTCCGTGTGGGGCATATTTCTCATGCGGCAGTACTTCCGGACGGTGCCGCGCGAGCTGGAGGACGCCGCGCGCGTGGACGGTGCCGGGCGCGTGCGCATCTTCTGGAGCGTCGCGCTGCCGCTCGCGAAGCCCGCCGTGGCCACGCTCGCCCTGTTCGCGTTCGTCGACGCGTGGAAGAATCTTCTGTGGCCGCTCCTCGTGACCCGCTCCATGGAGATGCGCGTCGTCGAGGTGGGAATCGCGGCCTTCCATTCCACCTACGAAATCAACTGGCCCTACCAGATGGCGGCCGGCGTCGCCGCGGTTCTGCCCATCGCCCTCCTCTTCCTCTTCACCCAACGGTACTTCGTGCGCGGCATCCAACTGGAAGGCATCCGCTAG
- a CDS encoding trehalase family glycosidase, with the protein MRVGALEARRWAGLVFAAGPGDGIGLRLVFTTPSGEQRELEDWYWMVSRVGPHAPDGFYARMEFDLAAEPSSDSRPAEGTLILEWSRCENALALRAVARVPGRVELVGDDPWGWKARWDQASDGWRAALEGVEIAAAFAPRAGERAATVVAWEPKGARPGSTPALDRARRLLPELDRWIDDARADWDRRRPRGSGAAEELVEAVADHSMWNVLLQPETGRLYAPAGRRWIFPKPGGSGRGDGAAEPDDWTVFGWDSFFNALALATASGRLAWDVLLAGLESRYPNGNVPNWRSRLGGTPDRSQPPVGSFAALKLHLACPDEDALAAAWTGLREWNDWWVADKGGRPRREGLTPGLLAWGSDTARVPPREQLPEWEVSASGHQRGAWESGQDDLPLWEEAAWDPEREVLAMSAVDLCSYRALDLECLARIARILGHGGEAERLEAERCRLVRTMNRVLWSEAAGLYLDELPGGHSPRVAASNFLPLVAGAPSARRARRMAGVLRNPARFRGEWVLPTISRDDPAFDDQQYWRGSIWPPMNYLVLQGLRRYGFDELASELAWKGALMFLADLRRTGFCRENFDARSGRGRGHRFQSWGPLLALGAIEESVAACPWRGRSS; encoded by the coding sequence ATGCGGGTCGGGGCGCTTGAGGCGCGGCGCTGGGCGGGGCTCGTGTTTGCGGCCGGACCCGGCGACGGGATCGGCCTTCGACTCGTCTTCACGACTCCGAGCGGTGAGCAGCGGGAGTTGGAGGACTGGTACTGGATGGTCTCCCGCGTCGGTCCCCACGCGCCGGATGGATTTTATGCGCGCATGGAGTTCGACCTCGCCGCCGAGCCGTCGTCGGATTCCCGCCCTGCGGAGGGCACGCTGATCCTGGAGTGGTCGCGCTGCGAGAATGCCCTGGCGCTGCGGGCTGTGGCGCGCGTGCCCGGCCGCGTGGAACTGGTGGGGGATGATCCGTGGGGGTGGAAGGCGCGGTGGGACCAGGCATCCGATGGCTGGCGGGCCGCGCTGGAAGGCGTGGAGATCGCCGCCGCCTTCGCGCCGCGGGCGGGGGAACGCGCGGCCACGGTCGTCGCCTGGGAGCCGAAGGGGGCGCGGCCCGGATCCACGCCCGCCCTGGACCGCGCCCGACGGCTTCTCCCGGAGCTGGACCGCTGGATCGACGACGCGCGCGCCGACTGGGACCGCCGCCGCCCCCGTGGGTCCGGGGCCGCGGAAGAACTCGTCGAAGCCGTCGCGGACCACTCGATGTGGAACGTCCTCCTCCAACCGGAAACGGGACGCCTGTACGCGCCGGCCGGCCGCCGCTGGATCTTCCCGAAGCCGGGGGGCAGCGGACGCGGGGACGGCGCGGCGGAGCCGGACGACTGGACGGTGTTCGGGTGGGATTCGTTCTTCAACGCGCTCGCGCTCGCCACGGCGTCGGGGCGGTTGGCGTGGGACGTCCTCCTCGCCGGGCTCGAGTCGCGTTATCCGAACGGGAACGTGCCCAACTGGAGGAGCCGCCTCGGCGGCACGCCCGATCGCTCCCAGCCCCCGGTGGGGTCGTTCGCGGCGCTGAAACTGCACCTCGCCTGTCCCGACGAAGACGCGCTGGCCGCGGCCTGGACCGGGCTCCGCGAGTGGAACGACTGGTGGGTGGCGGACAAGGGTGGGCGGCCGCGCCGGGAGGGCCTCACGCCGGGGCTTCTGGCCTGGGGTTCGGATACGGCGCGGGTTCCGCCGCGCGAGCAGCTTCCGGAGTGGGAGGTGAGCGCAAGCGGCCACCAGCGGGGGGCATGGGAATCGGGGCAGGACGACCTGCCGCTGTGGGAGGAGGCGGCATGGGATCCGGAGCGGGAAGTCCTCGCCATGTCCGCCGTCGATCTGTGCAGCTACCGCGCCCTGGACCTCGAATGCCTGGCGCGGATCGCCCGCATTCTGGGCCACGGGGGGGAGGCGGAGCGGCTTGAGGCGGAGCGCTGCCGGCTCGTCCGGACGATGAACCGGGTGCTTTGGTCCGAAGCCGCGGGGCTGTACCTGGACGAGCTGCCCGGCGGCCACTCCCCTCGCGTGGCCGCGTCGAACTTCCTTCCCCTGGTTGCCGGCGCGCCATCGGCTCGCCGGGCGCGGCGCATGGCCGGTGTGCTTCGCAACCCCGCGCGCTTCCGGGGCGAGTGGGTGCTGCCCACGATCTCGCGCGACGACCCCGCCTTTGACGACCAGCAGTACTGGCGCGGTTCCATTTGGCCGCCCATGAATTACCTCGTGCTGCAGGGACTGCGGCGGTACGGGTTCGACGAACTGGCGAGTGAACTCGCATGGAAAGGGGCGCTCATGTTCCTGGCCGATCTCCGGCGTACGGGGTTCTGCCGCGAGAACTTCGACGCGCGCAGCGGCCGGGGGCGAGGGCACCGGTTCCAGAGTTGGGGACCGCTGCTCGCGCTGGGCGCGATCGAGGAGTCCGTCGCCGCGTGTCCTTGGCGGGGACGGTCGAGTTGA